From uncultured Methanobrevibacter sp., a single genomic window includes:
- a CDS encoding tyrosine--tRNA ligase, translating to MNIEEKIELIQEGTLEIIDVDELKEKLEKEHPIAYTGYEPSGKIHLGHAVTIMKLKQLQDLGFQIKILLADYHAFLNGKGTVEEIAETAEYNKRCFQGLGLADDTEYILGSSFQTGSEYTNDVYQLATLTTLKRAKRSMDQVSRHDDNPKVASVVYPLMQTADMSALEVDVALGGMEQRKIQMLARENLPRIGKEAPVCIHTPLIHGLDGDDKMSSSKGNYIAVDDDEKTIKDKIKKSYCPMGETEGNPILEIADHFVFSQQDTLLIERPEKFGGNLELSKDELYTMYGEENLHPMDLKNAITQYLIDFLKPVRDFMESQE from the coding sequence ATGAACATTGAAGAAAAAATTGAATTAATTCAAGAAGGAACTTTAGAAATCATTGATGTAGATGAATTGAAAGAAAAGCTTGAAAAAGAGCATCCTATTGCTTATACTGGATATGAACCTTCTGGAAAAATTCATTTAGGTCATGCAGTGACAATAATGAAACTTAAACAATTACAAGATTTAGGATTTCAAATCAAAATCTTACTTGCAGATTATCATGCTTTCTTGAATGGAAAAGGAACTGTAGAGGAAATAGCTGAAACTGCAGAATACAATAAAAGATGCTTCCAAGGATTAGGACTCGCTGATGACACTGAATACATTTTAGGTTCATCTTTCCAAACCGGAAGCGAATACACCAATGACGTTTATCAATTAGCCACTTTAACCACCTTAAAAAGGGCAAAAAGAAGTATGGATCAAGTCAGCAGACATGATGACAACCCTAAAGTGGCTAGTGTAGTTTATCCATTGATGCAAACTGCAGATATGTCCGCTTTAGAAGTTGATGTTGCTTTAGGTGGTATGGAACAAAGAAAAATCCAAATGTTAGCAAGGGAAAACTTACCTAGAATAGGAAAAGAAGCTCCTGTCTGTATTCACACTCCATTGATTCATGGTCTTGACGGTGATGACAAGATGTCCTCAAGCAAAGGAAACTACATCGCTGTTGACGATGATGAAAAGACAATCAAGGATAAGATCAAGAAAAGCTACTGTCCTATGGGAGAAACTGAAGGAAACCCTATTTTGGAAATTGCAGACCATTTTGTTTTCTCACAACAAGACACTTTGCTTATAGAAAGACCTGAGAAATTTGGTGGAAACTTAGAACTCTCTAAAGATGAACTATACACTATGTATGGAGAAGAAAACTTACACCCAATGGACTTGAAGAATGCAATTACACAATACTTAATTGATTTCTTAAAACCAGTTAGAGACTTTATGGAGTCACAAGAATAA
- a CDS encoding 60S ribosomal export protein NMD3 — MFCPECGATDVEMIDGICKNCFLKKFQLMEIPENITVTICKHCNAKLEEGKWKDEYIPEEEIIYRALERNITISDLAENEEIELEIDQMRGTIAECYVEAVATVLGEEVVETHTPDVKINYSVCPDCSKRNAGYYEAVIQLRADDRELKEEEIAIAEEIINRTLDKQFKKDKLAYIPQVAKLKEGNDYYIGSLKSAKKVVEHLKEEFGGTTKESPRLISEDKSTGKGLYRIWIALRLPKFVKNDFVKYHDNVYQVSDVDGNRIQVINLENQDIIALKWREYDSIEKIEHLEGVQKAIITAKSPSMMQILDPDDYSPIDLEMNENMEKYNIGEEIDVIKIDGKIYII, encoded by the coding sequence ATGTTTTGTCCAGAATGTGGTGCAACAGACGTTGAAATGATAGATGGAATCTGCAAAAACTGTTTTTTAAAGAAATTCCAACTTATGGAAATTCCGGAAAATATCACTGTAACCATCTGCAAGCACTGCAATGCCAAATTAGAAGAGGGGAAATGGAAAGATGAGTACATTCCTGAAGAGGAAATCATCTATAGAGCATTGGAGAGAAACATAACCATTTCCGACTTGGCTGAAAATGAGGAGATAGAACTTGAAATCGACCAGATGAGAGGAACAATTGCAGAATGTTATGTTGAAGCTGTTGCAACTGTTTTAGGAGAAGAAGTGGTTGAAACACACACTCCAGATGTAAAGATCAATTACTCAGTTTGCCCGGACTGCAGTAAAAGAAATGCAGGGTACTATGAAGCGGTAATTCAATTGCGTGCAGATGATAGGGAACTCAAAGAAGAGGAAATAGCTATTGCTGAAGAGATAATCAATAGAACCCTTGATAAGCAATTCAAAAAGGACAAATTGGCTTATATTCCTCAAGTTGCAAAGCTTAAGGAAGGAAATGACTATTACATAGGCTCTTTGAAATCTGCAAAAAAGGTTGTAGAGCATCTTAAAGAGGAATTTGGAGGAACCACTAAAGAATCCCCAAGACTTATCAGTGAGGACAAGTCTACTGGAAAAGGATTATATAGAATTTGGATAGCATTGAGACTTCCAAAATTCGTTAAGAATGATTTTGTAAAATATCATGATAACGTTTATCAAGTGAGCGATGTTGATGGAAACAGGATTCAAGTCATAAACCTGGAAAATCAAGACATAATCGCTTTAAAATGGAGAGAATACGATTCCATAGAAAAAATAGAGCATTTGGAAGGGGTCCAAAAGGCAATCATTACAGCGAAATCTCCAAGCATGATGCAAATTCTTGATCCGGATGACTACAGTCCAATTGATTTGGAAATGAATGAAAATATGGAAAAATACAATATTGGCGAAGAAATAGATGTTATAAAAATAGATGGAAAAATCTATATTATCTAA
- a CDS encoding translation initiation factor IF-2 subunit beta, whose amino-acid sequence MDEYENLLNRAIDQLPPEVFETKRFEPVKAYSVIQGNRTFIQNFKDVADSLNRDPQHVLKYLLRELGTAGNLEGVRAILQGKFNHFLINERIDEYIEKYVICHECNRPDTQIIREDRIFILKCAACGAKAPLKPL is encoded by the coding sequence ATGGATGAATATGAAAACTTATTAAACAGAGCTATTGATCAATTGCCTCCTGAGGTATTTGAAACAAAAAGATTTGAACCTGTTAAAGCATACTCTGTTATTCAAGGTAATAGAACCTTTATTCAAAATTTCAAAGATGTGGCAGACTCATTAAACAGAGACCCACAACACGTATTAAAATACTTATTAAGAGAATTAGGTACTGCAGGTAACTTAGAAGGAGTAAGAGCAATCTTGCAAGGTAAATTCAATCATTTCCTAATCAATGAGAGAATCGATGAATACATTGAAAAATACGTTATCTGTCATGAATGTAACAGACCAGATACTCAAATCATAAGAGAGGACAGAATTTTTATCTTAAAATGTGCAGCATGTGGTGCAAAAGCTCCACTAAAACCATTATAA
- a CDS encoding minichromosome maintenance protein MCM, whose translation MNSTNKTKTSLAKFEEFFSTIYKDDVFEILEKYPDERSLTVNYEDLEMFDPDLADLLIEKPDEVILASQKAIKNIDPLMKDAELNIRFENLTNNIPLSDLLSKYIGSFVSADGIVRKTDEIRPRIETGVFECRGCMRITEVEQTSGNHIMEPSLCSECGGRSFRLLQEDSKYIDTQSARMQEPLENLSGGTEPKQMLMVLEDDLVDELNPGDKVRITGTLKTFREERSGKFKNYIYVNHIEPLEQEFEELELSEEDEERILELSRDPHIHDKIINSTAPSIKGHRDVKEAIALQLFGGTVQQLEDGTRLRGDLHILIVGDPGIGKSQILKYVSKLAPRSVYTSGKGTSGAGLTAAAVRDELGGWSLEAGALVLGDQGNVCVDELDKMRSEDRSALHEALEQQTVSIAKAGIMATLNTRCSVLAAANPKFGTFDQYKTLANQIDLPSPILSRFDLIFVIEDRPDVEKDRELAQHILKTHQYSNIAYDIEPELLRKYIAYARKNIHPVLTDEANKVLEEFYVSVRTGGMEEGTPVPITPRQLEATIRLAEASAKLQLKNEVEASDAHRAINLQRRCLEKIGMDPDTGKIDIARVEGRTPTSERDKMRVVQEAIKALEEEFVEVPVNILKDHLAENHEMSEEKTDEILRILRSKGIIYEPHHGVVKRLED comes from the coding sequence ATGAATTCCACTAACAAAACAAAAACATCACTTGCAAAATTTGAAGAATTTTTCTCAACAATTTACAAGGATGATGTATTTGAAATTTTAGAAAAATATCCTGATGAAAGGTCACTTACAGTCAATTATGAAGACTTAGAGATGTTTGATCCTGATTTAGCAGATTTATTGATAGAAAAGCCTGATGAGGTTATTTTAGCTTCACAGAAAGCTATCAAGAATATCGACCCATTAATGAAAGATGCTGAATTGAACATCAGATTTGAAAATCTTACAAATAACATTCCATTAAGCGACTTATTGAGTAAATACATTGGAAGCTTTGTATCTGCTGATGGAATTGTAAGAAAAACTGATGAGATTCGTCCACGTATTGAAACAGGAGTATTCGAATGCAGAGGTTGCATGAGAATAACTGAAGTGGAACAAACCTCTGGAAACCATATTATGGAACCTTCATTATGCAGCGAATGTGGTGGGAGATCCTTTAGATTGCTTCAAGAGGACTCAAAATATATTGATACACAAAGCGCTAGAATGCAGGAACCTTTAGAAAACTTGTCTGGAGGAACTGAACCAAAACAAATGCTTATGGTTTTAGAAGATGATTTAGTAGATGAATTGAATCCTGGAGATAAAGTTAGAATCACAGGAACCCTAAAGACATTTAGGGAAGAGAGAAGTGGAAAATTCAAAAACTACATCTATGTAAATCATATCGAACCATTGGAACAGGAATTTGAGGAATTGGAACTTAGTGAAGAGGATGAAGAGAGAATCTTGGAATTATCCAGAGACCCTCATATACACGATAAAATCATTAATTCAACTGCTCCTTCAATCAAAGGTCACAGAGATGTAAAGGAAGCTATTGCATTGCAGCTCTTTGGTGGAACAGTGCAACAATTAGAGGATGGAACTCGTTTAAGAGGAGACCTTCACATTCTTATTGTCGGGGACCCTGGTATCGGTAAGTCCCAAATACTTAAATACGTTTCAAAATTAGCTCCAAGAAGTGTTTACACCAGTGGTAAAGGTACATCCGGTGCAGGATTAACTGCAGCTGCGGTTAGAGATGAACTTGGAGGATGGTCTCTTGAAGCAGGTGCATTAGTACTTGGGGACCAAGGTAACGTATGTGTTGACGAATTGGATAAGATGCGTTCAGAAGATAGATCTGCACTTCACGAAGCATTGGAACAGCAAACAGTAAGTATTGCAAAAGCGGGAATCATGGCAACATTGAATACAAGATGTTCAGTTCTTGCAGCGGCAAACCCTAAATTCGGTACATTTGACCAATATAAAACTTTAGCAAACCAAATTGACTTGCCTTCACCGATTCTTTCTCGTTTCGATTTGATATTTGTAATTGAAGACAGACCAGATGTTGAAAAGGATAGGGAATTGGCACAACACATTCTTAAGACTCACCAATACTCTAACATAGCATATGATATAGAGCCTGAACTCTTAAGAAAATATATCGCTTATGCACGTAAAAATATCCATCCGGTACTTACAGATGAAGCAAATAAAGTATTGGAAGAGTTTTATGTATCTGTGAGAACTGGAGGTATGGAAGAGGGAACTCCTGTACCTATCACTCCAAGGCAATTGGAAGCAACCATTCGTTTAGCTGAAGCTAGTGCAAAACTTCAACTTAAAAATGAGGTTGAAGCTTCAGATGCGCATAGAGCAATTAACTTGCAAAGAAGATGTTTAGAGAAAATCGGAATGGATCCTGATACAGGTAAAATCGATATTGCGAGAGTTGAAGGAAGAACTCCAACCTCTGAAAGAGATAAGATGCGTGTAGTGCAAGAAGCGATTAAAGCATTGGAAGAAGAATTCGTTGAAGTTCCAGTGAATATCCTAAAAGATCATCTTGCTGAAAACCACGAGATGAGTGAAGAGAAAACAGATGAGATCTTAAGAATACTTAGATCTAAAGGAATTATTTATGAACCTCATCATGGTGTGGTAAAAAGACTGGAAGATTAA
- a CDS encoding RlmE family RNA methyltransferase — MGSRWQVEKKNDPYYKRAKSEEYRSRASYKLKQLDKKYKIIKEGDTVVDLGAAPGGWSQVALEKVGEEGIVVGVDLNRIKPFHEPNYYGIRGDFTKEVVQQKVMELTNGKVKVLMSDAAPSLTGVKDLDHLRSVDLVETVLKIADNILGTEGNLVIKAFQGSEYKRLLDSIKYDFRKVKSTKPPSSRQKSKEMYIVGLGYRKGPKKKK, encoded by the coding sequence ATGGGAAGCAGATGGCAAGTGGAAAAGAAGAATGACCCTTATTACAAAAGAGCTAAAAGTGAAGAGTATCGTTCAAGAGCATCATATAAGCTTAAGCAACTTGATAAAAAATACAAGATCATTAAGGAAGGAGACACCGTGGTGGACTTAGGTGCCGCTCCGGGGGGATGGTCTCAAGTGGCATTGGAAAAGGTAGGTGAAGAGGGAATCGTTGTAGGAGTCGATTTAAATAGAATCAAGCCATTCCACGAACCTAATTACTATGGAATTAGAGGGGACTTTACAAAAGAGGTCGTTCAACAAAAGGTCATGGAATTAACCAACGGAAAAGTGAAAGTTCTGATGTCAGATGCTGCACCTTCATTAACTGGAGTGAAGGATTTAGACCACTTAAGGTCTGTAGACCTTGTTGAAACAGTGTTGAAAATTGCAGACAACATACTTGGAACCGAAGGAAATTTAGTCATCAAGGCATTTCAAGGTTCTGAATACAAACGTCTTTTAGACAGCATAAAATACGATTTCAGAAAAGTCAAATCAACTAAACCTCCATCATCAAGGCAAAAAAGCAAAGAGATGTATATTGTAGGTTTAGGTTATAGAAAAGGGCCTAAAAAGAAAAAATAA
- a CDS encoding metallophosphoesterase, whose translation MLIGLVSDTHIPDRRIKLPQKVLESFEGVDLIIHAGDITSQSVIDELEAIAPVVAVEGNMDRVHGEIDLNPSEIIEAEGHKIGVMHGEVYPRGDTQQLYYHALQLEVDILVSGHSHIAQLEKIKNVILVNPGSPTNPRLSDPSVALMEINGNDISIEFIQTGRPVCSALNFFEEKAKKEE comes from the coding sequence ATGTTGATTGGATTAGTATCAGATACCCATATTCCAGATAGGAGAATCAAGCTTCCTCAAAAGGTTTTGGAAAGTTTTGAAGGAGTGGATTTAATTATCCATGCAGGAGACATAACCAGCCAAAGCGTTATAGATGAATTGGAGGCAATAGCTCCGGTAGTTGCAGTTGAAGGAAATATGGATCGTGTTCATGGAGAAATTGACTTGAATCCTTCTGAAATCATAGAGGCGGAAGGCCATAAGATTGGAGTAATGCATGGGGAGGTCTATCCGAGAGGAGATACACAACAATTATATTATCATGCATTGCAATTGGAAGTTGACATCCTTGTAAGTGGGCATTCACATATTGCACAGCTTGAAAAGATTAAAAATGTTATTTTGGTAAATCCTGGAAGTCCAACAAACCCAAGATTATCAGACCCATCAGTTGCATTGATGGAAATAAATGGCAATGACATTAGCATAGAATTCATTCAAACTGGAAGGCCAGTTTGCTCAGCATTGAATTTCTTTGAAGAGAAGGCAAAGAAAGAAGAATAA
- a CDS encoding formate--phosphoribosylaminoimidazolecarboxamide ligase, whose protein sequence is MGKVSKEKILEILEGYDKDNITIATLGSHTSLHILNGAKQEGFRTAIVCAKGREVPYQRFDVADEYIIVDKFEDIVNEDVQQKLRDMNAIVIPHGSFVAYAGLDNVEDKFNVPMFGNRDILRWEAERDLERQLLVNGKIRIPMKYDDPAEIDRAVMVKFPGARGGRGYFVASSPEEFNEKIDAMKERGWIEDADVEQAHIEEYVSGCNYCIHYFYSALNDEVELMGMDSRYESSIDGFVRMPAKDQLSIDISPSYVVTGNHPVVMRESLLPQAFEIGDKLVKSAAELVKPGLNGPFCIQTLVNDNLEVVVFETSARTDGGTNTFMEGSAYSYLKYGEGMSMGRRVAREIKMALENGGFEKIIT, encoded by the coding sequence ATGGGAAAAGTTAGTAAAGAAAAAATATTGGAGATTTTAGAAGGGTATGATAAAGACAATATCACTATCGCAACTCTAGGTAGTCACACCTCTTTACATATTCTTAATGGTGCTAAACAAGAAGGATTTAGAACTGCTATTGTTTGTGCAAAGGGTAGAGAAGTGCCTTATCAACGTTTTGATGTTGCAGATGAATATATTATTGTCGATAAATTCGAAGACATTGTAAACGAAGATGTTCAACAAAAATTAAGAGACATGAACGCAATTGTTATTCCTCATGGATCCTTTGTTGCATATGCAGGTTTAGACAATGTTGAAGATAAATTCAATGTGCCTATGTTTGGTAACAGAGACATCTTAAGATGGGAAGCTGAAAGAGACTTGGAAAGACAATTGCTCGTTAACGGTAAGATCAGAATCCCAATGAAATATGATGACCCTGCTGAAATTGACCGTGCTGTAATGGTTAAATTCCCTGGAGCAAGAGGTGGAAGAGGATACTTTGTAGCTTCATCTCCTGAAGAATTTAATGAAAAGATTGATGCAATGAAAGAACGTGGATGGATTGAAGATGCAGATGTGGAACAAGCTCACATTGAAGAGTATGTGTCTGGTTGTAACTACTGTATCCACTACTTCTACTCAGCATTGAATGATGAAGTGGAACTTATGGGTATGGACAGCAGATACGAATCCAGTATTGATGGATTTGTAAGAATGCCTGCTAAAGACCAATTGTCCATTGACATTAGCCCCTCCTATGTTGTAACTGGTAACCATCCAGTTGTAATGAGAGAATCATTGCTTCCACAAGCATTTGAAATCGGTGACAAATTAGTTAAAAGTGCAGCAGAATTAGTAAAACCTGGTTTAAACGGTCCATTCTGTATCCAAACTCTTGTAAACGATAACCTTGAAGTTGTTGTATTTGAAACAAGTGCAAGAACTGATGGTGGTACAAACACCTTTATGGAAGGTTCCGCATATAGTTACCTCAAATATGGTGAAGGTATGAGTATGGGAAGAAGAGTTGCACGTGAAATTAAAATGGCACTCGAAAATGGCGGATTTGAAAAGATTATCACATAA
- a CDS encoding DUF5518 domain-containing protein has protein sequence MAKMSSVFLGFLLTLVVYLFFGRYEFWGLLIVGFIVGYIAHEGILGGMWNAALAGAFGTIVASFLFILLVTVGGTALMGPLGGLSGFTVSGVSSLFIIIYNIIKYMITMGITGALGGALTSKKD, from the coding sequence ATGGCTAAAATGAGTTCAGTGTTTTTAGGATTCCTATTGACATTAGTCGTTTATTTATTCTTCGGACGTTATGAATTCTGGGGTCTTTTAATTGTGGGATTCATTGTCGGATACATAGCTCACGAAGGAATATTGGGAGGAATGTGGAATGCAGCACTTGCAGGAGCATTCGGAACAATTGTAGCATCATTCCTATTCATCTTACTTGTTACTGTAGGTGGAACCGCATTGATGGGACCTCTTGGAGGACTTAGCGGATTCACTGTATCTGGAGTTTCAAGCTTATTCATAATTATCTACAATATAATAAAATATATGATAACTATGGGCATAACTGGTGCTCTTGGTGGAGCTTTAACTAGTAAGAAAGATTAA
- a CDS encoding ATP-dependent helicase yields the protein MIKKQTKSYSKKEIYKKLHPYVKEWFENSFDDFTPAQKQAIPEIHKGNNILVSSPTGSGKTLTAFLSVINELTALADKGELEDKVYCIYISPLKALDNDIERNLEQPLKEIEKIAEKPLGIRKAVRTGDTTQYQRTKMLKHPPHILITTPETLSILLVAPKFREKLSHVKYVIVDEIHSLAENKRGVHLSLSLERLQHLIGGFTRIGLSATVSPLEEVAKFLVGYEYGVERDCILVDINYLKELDIEVISPVDDIVIADDEDTRMATYALIDDLVMEHKTTLIFTNTRSATERYVYNLKKLYGEHFNSNNIMAHHSSLSKESRLETEEKLKKGELKAVVSSTSLELGIDIGYIDLVILINSPKSVSRALQRIGRSGHRLHEKSKGRIIVTDRDELVECSVLLKNAKEGKIDNIKIPKDCLDVLSQHIYGMGIENPWDIDYAYDVIRKSYCYNDLERDDYEDVLSYLAGEYVELEERYVYAKIWIDYKENTFGKRGKLARMLYSTNIGTIPDHSAVIVKCDGEPIGKVEEDFMEKLKKGDSFVLGGRTYKFNYGKGMTINVSPASGPPTIPSWYSEQLPLAFDLAVDIQRFRYILESKFQYGRSKEEIIEFLHEYLYVDEFAANSIYEYFNEQFLYAQIPHKQKLLVEYYTGFGGRKFVVFHSLFGRKTNDAIARAVAYVASDRNKRNITISITDNGFYLSSDGKMGALEALKRLNPNNFENILIRSLDKTETLASRFRHCAGRSLMTLRRYKGHEKSVGRQQVRGKILLKYIQEMDNNFPILKESRREATEDYMDIKNAKRVISWISSGEMEIKTINTIIPSPFAFNLVSQGYLEVLKQNDKSEFTKRMHRAVIEKIKGQMENDYY from the coding sequence ATGATTAAAAAACAGACAAAAAGCTATTCCAAAAAGGAAATCTATAAAAAACTCCATCCTTATGTCAAGGAATGGTTTGAGAATAGCTTTGATGACTTTACACCTGCACAAAAACAAGCGATTCCTGAAATCCACAAAGGGAACAATATACTTGTTTCATCACCAACAGGGTCTGGGAAGACCTTGACTGCATTCTTATCTGTGATAAATGAACTGACTGCTCTTGCAGACAAAGGGGAACTTGAAGATAAGGTTTATTGCATTTACATATCTCCACTAAAGGCATTGGACAATGATATTGAAAGAAACCTGGAGCAGCCACTTAAGGAAATAGAAAAAATAGCTGAAAAGCCATTAGGAATCAGAAAAGCTGTTAGAACTGGAGATACTACCCAATATCAAAGAACAAAGATGTTAAAGCATCCTCCACATATCCTAATCACAACACCTGAAACATTGTCAATATTGCTTGTTGCCCCTAAATTCAGGGAAAAATTGTCACATGTAAAGTATGTGATCGTTGATGAGATTCATTCATTGGCTGAAAACAAAAGGGGAGTTCACTTAAGCTTATCATTAGAAAGATTGCAACATCTAATCGGCGGTTTTACAAGGATTGGATTATCTGCTACAGTCAGCCCACTTGAAGAGGTTGCAAAATTCCTTGTAGGATATGAGTATGGGGTTGAAAGGGACTGTATCCTAGTGGATATCAATTATCTGAAGGAACTGGATATAGAGGTTATCTCCCCAGTGGATGATATAGTGATAGCTGATGATGAAGATACGAGAATGGCAACTTATGCCTTAATAGATGACCTGGTAATGGAACATAAGACAACTCTCATATTTACAAATACTCGTAGTGCTACAGAACGCTATGTTTACAACCTTAAGAAACTTTATGGAGAACATTTCAACAGCAATAACATTATGGCACACCACTCTTCACTGTCAAAAGAATCAAGACTTGAAACTGAAGAAAAATTGAAAAAAGGAGAACTTAAGGCGGTTGTATCCTCTACCTCTCTTGAACTTGGAATAGATATCGGTTACATCGACCTGGTTATACTAATCAATTCACCAAAATCAGTTTCAAGAGCCCTTCAAAGAATAGGTAGAAGTGGCCATAGATTACATGAAAAATCAAAAGGAAGGATAATCGTTACAGATAGGGACGAACTTGTAGAATGCTCTGTTCTCTTGAAAAATGCCAAGGAAGGAAAAATTGACAATATAAAAATCCCTAAGGACTGTCTTGATGTGCTTTCACAGCACATTTATGGAATGGGAATTGAAAACCCTTGGGACATCGATTATGCATATGATGTAATCAGAAAAAGCTATTGCTATAATGACCTGGAAAGAGATGACTATGAGGATGTCCTAAGCTATTTGGCAGGAGAATATGTAGAGCTTGAAGAGCGTTATGTTTATGCTAAAATCTGGATTGACTATAAGGAAAACACCTTTGGAAAAAGAGGAAAATTAGCAAGAATGCTTTACTCAACCAACATTGGAACCATACCGGACCATTCTGCAGTCATTGTAAAATGTGATGGTGAGCCAATAGGAAAGGTTGAAGAGGACTTTATGGAAAAACTGAAAAAAGGAGACAGTTTCGTTCTAGGTGGAAGAACCTATAAATTCAATTACGGAAAAGGGATGACCATAAACGTTTCTCCAGCATCAGGACCGCCTACAATTCCTTCATGGTATTCAGAGCAATTGCCTCTTGCATTTGACCTTGCGGTAGACATCCAAAGATTCAGATACATTCTTGAAAGCAAATTCCAATATGGAAGATCTAAAGAGGAAATAATAGAATTCCTTCATGAATATCTCTATGTTGATGAATTTGCTGCAAATTCCATCTATGAATACTTTAATGAACAGTTCCTATATGCTCAAATCCCCCATAAGCAAAAGCTTCTTGTTGAATATTACACTGGATTTGGTGGAAGGAAATTCGTTGTTTTCCATAGCTTGTTCGGAAGAAAGACAAATGATGCAATTGCAAGAGCAGTAGCTTATGTGGCAAGTGATAGAAACAAAAGGAACATTACAATTTCAATTACAGACAATGGATTCTATTTAAGCTCAGATGGCAAGATGGGTGCATTGGAAGCATTGAAAAGATTGAATCCGAACAACTTTGAAAACATCCTGATAAGGTCACTTGACAAAACAGAAACATTGGCAAGCAGATTCAGGCATTGCGCTGGAAGATCCCTCATGACCCTAAGAAGATACAAAGGGCATGAAAAGTCAGTAGGAAGACAGCAGGTCAGAGGTAAAATATTGCTCAAGTACATTCAGGAAATGGACAATAATTTCCCAATACTTAAGGAATCCAGAAGGGAAGCCACTGAAGACTATATGGACATTAAAAATGCTAAAAGAGTCATTTCATGGATTTCAAGTGGCGAAATGGAAATCAAGACAATAAATACAATCATTCCAAGCCCATTTGCATTTAATCTTGTATCACAAGGATACTTGGAAGTCCTTAAGCAGAACGATAAATCAGAATTTACCAAAAGAATGCATAGGGCAGTTATAGAAAAGATAAAAGGGCAAATGGAAAATGATTATTATTAA
- a CDS encoding HEAT repeat domain-containing protein, whose protein sequence is MLGNLSIEEAIEALKDEDVATRKSAIASLEKVNDESIINPLIVATTDENAQVRFKAAEILGNMGEVAVDKLIEEFANAEGKDKRFLAFALKETEDPKVIPYFVESIDDEDFGVRKVAVRALGELQAEDELDSIAKCLEDEDWGVKLAAVQALGDLATDDSIKLIKKARKNEEDKDFKKSCNKAIKKAEKRKKAKASGKSIVKVIPMSTIKEMEEANLKKAIKEYERYVESKQPKDAPYKRLCVLYRKENDYDNEVRVLETACEVFADNEKKLAYFEKRLAKLK, encoded by the coding sequence ATGCTAGGAAATTTATCAATTGAAGAAGCTATTGAGGCATTAAAGGATGAAGATGTGGCAACTAGAAAATCAGCTATAGCAAGTTTGGAAAAGGTGAATGATGAATCCATTATCAATCCATTGATTGTAGCTACCACAGATGAAAATGCACAGGTACGTTTTAAAGCTGCAGAAATCTTAGGTAATATGGGAGAGGTAGCTGTAGATAAATTGATTGAAGAGTTTGCAAATGCGGAAGGAAAGGATAAAAGATTTTTAGCATTTGCGCTTAAGGAAACTGAAGATCCAAAGGTTATTCCTTATTTCGTCGAATCCATTGATGATGAGGATTTCGGAGTTAGAAAAGTTGCTGTAAGGGCTTTAGGAGAACTTCAAGCAGAAGATGAATTGGATAGCATTGCAAAATGTCTTGAAGATGAGGATTGGGGTGTAAAGTTAGCAGCAGTTCAGGCTTTAGGAGACCTCGCTACTGATGATTCAATTAAGTTAATCAAAAAGGCAAGAAAAAATGAGGAAGACAAGGACTTCAAGAAATCCTGTAATAAGGCAATCAAAAAAGCTGAAAAAAGAAAAAAGGCAAAGGCCTCTGGAAAATCTATTGTTAAAGTCATTCCAATGAGTACCATCAAAGAAATGGAAGAAGCTAATCTTAAAAAGGCAATTAAGGAATATGAAAGGTATGTTGAATCAAAACAGCCAAAAGATGCTCCTTATAAAAGATTATGCGTTCTCTATAGAAAGGAAAATGACTATGACAATGAAGTAAGAGTCTTGGAAACCGCATGTGAAGTGTTTGCTGACAATGAGAAAAAATTAGCTTACTTTGAAAAGAGATTAGCAAAATTAAAATAA